ATCAAAACCATCTGTCGATGCTGGTCGATTACCCCAATGCGTATCGCGATCAACCAGGACTCGATTTCCTGGTTGATGTTCCTGCCAATTGGGATGAAACACGGGTGCTACATGCTGATTTTGGCAAGTGCCTGATCATCGCACGGCGGCTCGGCACCGAGTGGTATGTCGGCGGGATGACGGCCGATCAACCTTGCCAGCTCGATCTATCGATGAGTTTCCTGGGCAATTCGCCCGGCAAGGCAACTTGGTACTTCGATGATGAAAGTGGCGATCCCACGTCTCTTGAGAAGCGAGAGCAGATGGTTGCCCCCGACCAAGTGGTACCGATCACCATGCCGGCGAGCGGCGGCTTTGTCGGCCGGATCTCAACGCTGATTCCCAACTAATCGCTGGCGTCATAACGACTACGGCACGCGTGGCAGTGGCTTTCGCGCTACTGCCTCTGGCTGAGTAATCGGTTTCCCCCAGCCTAAGACGTTGGTCATCACGTTCCATCTCGGCTGCGAGTTTTCCGCTGATTTCCCTTCAATCCAGTGGGCGTACAGCGAATCGATTGTTCCATCCTTCTGCTTGAGATCAATCCAGTGACTTACCACGTTCTCGAGTCGCTTGGCTTCAATCGGCATCGGGTAACCAATGCTCACTTGCAGGCGAGCATCCTGAGGCACAACCACGCTGTAACTTGGATGCAACAGTGTCCACGCACTGCCTGCTTCAGCACTCATCACCAGGGCGTCGTAGCTATCTGGCTGGTCAAAGAATTCCTTGGGAGAGTCAACCAGCACAATCTCAGCCGCAGGGGCTGTATTTTGAATCCAGGTTCCAAAGTAGGGACGCTCTAAAACCGCAATCCGCGGACGTTCCATTTGCCGCAAACTGGCGAACGAATCGAACTGATGCTTGCGATAATCTGGCACCACAAACGATAGGTTCAAGTCGAGATAGCCTTGGCTGAACAACATCGATTCCACGCGACTTGGCGTGGCAAACAGTCCACCGACCAGCATGTCGTAACGGCGATTGCCCTTGAGCCCCGCCGCCATTTCACCCTTTTGATAAGGACTGTATTCGACGGTGACCCCTAATTCATCAGCCAAGGCTTGGGTCATTTCAATATCTAATCCGACCAGTTCGTCCTTCTTGTTGAAGAAGCTGAATGGCATGCCGCCTGGATCGTAGCCGACGCGTAGAACGCCACGCTCGCGAATCTGGTTCAGTACCGATCCCTCTTCAGGTTCCGACATCGGCTCAGGGATCTCGCGGCTGACGCTTCCTTTCAGTTCGTACTGAATCGATTGCATCCCGGCGATCATCTCGTCCTTGGAGTAAGCTCGGTCGACGGTCGTTTCTAAGACAAATCGCGTCCCACCAACCGCCACAACCAGCAGCGCGACGGTCAGGCCGGCGAATGCCGAAATCCGTTTCGGCCGGAACTTCAACCAGCCAGCATTTCCGGCAGCCGTCAGCAGCGCCACGCCAGCTAAGTGCATCACGGCGAGCATTGTCGCCAGACGTCCGATGTAAACGAGCGTTACCACATGTAATTGAAACATATCGGTCGGAATCCGCAGCTGTTGCAGCACGAACGGTAGCCCGATCTCGACACTGCCAAAGAAGCTGAAGAAGCCGAGTAAACATAGCTTCGGGTACTGCGACATCTCGACCGGGTTGCCGGTAAACCAACCAGCAAACGGGATAAATAACAGTAACAACACCACGCCCATGTTGGGGAACGTGAACGCGATCGGTAAGCAAACATCGACAACCGATTCGGCACGACCGCGACTCAGTTCTTCCTGCTCTTGAAACAGATGTTTGCAGTTTTCCGCCAACATGGCCAGCACAACCAACAAGTTTCCGGTCGTGAAACCAGTGACAAGCGGATCGCGGGTCGCTCGCAAAATATCGCGATAACTGAATGGCGTAAGCGAGGCCACCAACATTGGCACAAGCCAGAACGTAAGCAGCGTTGCCCCTACCGTGTAGGCAATCAGATAAACCTGCAATCGGCTTAAATCCTCCAGCGTCATCGTCCCCGCAGCGCTGGCCGCCAAGGCGAAAACACCGATCGGGGTTAGCTTCACGACGAAGCCTGTAATCCGCCCGAGGGCATCAGCCAGACTATCCAGAATATTGAGTAGCTGCTGCTTCTTCGGCACACCGATCAGCGCGATGCCTAAGGCAATCCCAAAGACAACCACGCCTGGGATGATTGCGTCGGACAAACTTCGAAACGGGTTCGCTGGGATGTAGAGTTCGACAAAGTTAACCGGCTGGCTGGATTCAACCATCGTCGCACTAAAGAAATTTGCCGAGGCGATCACTGGAAAAGTAATCGGCAGCATGACAACAAGTGCGATCGCCAGCAGCCATAGCAGCGCAGAGAACGCGGCCAAACGCACTCCGAGTAACTTGGCTTCTTCAAAACTGAGTCGACCGAATCCAAGCGGAAGACTGACAATAAAGTAAGGCAAGACCGCCATTTGCAGCAGGCGAATGAAACCGGTGCCCAGCGGATCAAGCACCTGGGCACGTTCACCAACAAAGATTCCTACAGCAATTCCAAGTGTTAAACCAATTAAGATCCAAGCCGTCAAACTTAAACGCTTCATCTTTTTCCCTGAACGGAGTTCCATTTCATACGTTCAGGCCACCGCGAAAAAGTCGCGACAACCCTGCAGAGGTGTTGCTGAAACCTCAATCGCAAGATCTATGCCATGCGGGTGGTTAACTCTTGACCACTCACGCGAAAGTAAAGAAGAGTTCACGACTTAGAAAAGTCATCTTTCATACCGCGTTCTGACGACGGCAAAGAAGTGAGCACGCATCGCGCGGGAAGTGTGCACTGCTATCAATGCTGAGTTCGACTGCTTTTTCTCAGAATACGCCGCTGTTACGAATTACTTTTATCAGGGATTGCCGCAAGATCGCCCACTCCGAGGGGAATGACATGCGTAAGAAGGTGCATGCCATCCGAAACGAGGTACCATGCACCTTGAAAGCTAATCAATGATGTTTTGTGTCTTGGAGCCTGAATTTGCTGGTCCCTTGGGGCCACGCAAGGTTGTGAATCAATCGGTTCACCCGCCTGAGGTCTCTTCGCTCCACATTGAATTCGACATGGAAGCCTGGCGTGGTGATGATCTCTTGGAAGCGTATCCCTGCTTCCTCGTCACCGAGAATCTCCGTCGCGTTATCGAGAAGTTCGCCAAGGGTGGGTTTCAATTCGATTCCCTGCGGCAAACTCGACTCGGGCCACCACGCAAGCTTCAGCCGTTTCAACCGCTTCC
The Blastopirellula marina genome window above contains:
- a CDS encoding cation:dicarboxylate symporter family transporter, encoding MKRLSLTAWILIGLTLGIAVGIFVGERAQVLDPLGTGFIRLLQMAVLPYFIVSLPLGFGRLSFEEAKLLGVRLAAFSALLWLLAIALVVMLPITFPVIASANFFSATMVESSQPVNFVELYIPANPFRSLSDAIIPGVVVFGIALGIALIGVPKKQQLLNILDSLADALGRITGFVVKLTPIGVFALAASAAGTMTLEDLSRLQVYLIAYTVGATLLTFWLVPMLVASLTPFSYRDILRATRDPLVTGFTTGNLLVVLAMLAENCKHLFQEQEELSRGRAESVVDVCLPIAFTFPNMGVVLLLLFIPFAGWFTGNPVEMSQYPKLCLLGFFSFFGSVEIGLPFVLQQLRIPTDMFQLHVVTLVYIGRLATMLAVMHLAGVALLTAAGNAGWLKFRPKRISAFAGLTVALLVVAVGGTRFVLETTVDRAYSKDEMIAGMQSIQYELKGSVSREIPEPMSEPEEGSVLNQIRERGVLRVGYDPGGMPFSFFNKKDELVGLDIEMTQALADELGVTVEYSPYQKGEMAAGLKGNRRYDMLVGGLFATPSRVESMLFSQGYLDLNLSFVVPDYRKHQFDSFASLRQMERPRIAVLERPYFGTWIQNTAPAAEIVLVDSPKEFFDQPDSYDALVMSAEAGSAWTLLHPSYSVVVPQDARLQVSIGYPMPIEAKRLENVVSHWIDLKQKDGTIDSLYAHWIEGKSAENSQPRWNVMTNVLGWGKPITQPEAVARKPLPRVP